In Deinococcus sedimenti, the genomic stretch GGCATCCTGATCTGCTATGAGTCCACGTTCTCAGCGGTGGCCCGCGCCCTGGTGGCTCAGGGGGCCAATCTGCTCGTGACCGCTTCAAATGACGCCTGGTTTGGGCCGTCCAGCGGCGCGGAGCAGCATTTCCAGATGGGCCGCGTGCGCGCCATCGAAACTCGGCGCTGGTGGGTGCGGGCCGGCAACGACGGCATCAGCGCGGCTGTCGACCCCCAGGGACGGGTGGTCGCCCGCTTTCCCCGTGGTGTGGCGGGCGCCTTCACCGCGCCGTATGGAACCGCTGAAACCCGGACCCTTTTTGTTCGCTGGGGCGACTGGGCGCCCCTCCTGGCCGGCATCGGCCTCGCGCTGGTGTGGAGCCGCCAGCGCTGGCTGACCGGGCGCCGCGCCGCTTGACGGTTCACCCCCAGCAGAGGCAACTGTCTTTGCCCGCAGCACAACTGCATTCTAATGTGTGTATATGAATGGATGTGCAGGTATGAAGATCAGGTGGGTTCGGGGATCCGATACGGGGAAGCGCCGTGGTGGCTAAACGGCTGGCCGGTTGGCGCCGCTGGCTGCCGCCAGTGATATCGGCCGTGCTGGTGACCGCCCTGATTGCCGCCCTCCTGCGCCCCGGCCGCTCAGGCATAGCTGGAAGCCCCCTGCTGGACAAACCTGCCCCCGCCTCTACCCTGCGCAGCCTGGACGGCGTGAAAGTTGAGCTGGCCAGCCTGCAGGGACGTCCCGTGGTCGTGAACTTCTGGGCCTCCTGGTGCCTGCCCTGCCGCGACGAAGCGCCGCTGCTGCGCTCACTGAGCGAGACCCAGAGTGACCGGGGCCTTGCGGTCCTGGGCATCTCGTTTCAGGAGCCGGAGTTGCAAAATGCCCGGGCCTTTATCCGGGAATACGCCCTGGCCTACCCCAGTTTGATCGATCCGGGCGCCCGCACGGCCATCAATTACGGGGTTAGTGGCGTTCCGGAAACGTTTTTCATTGATCGGCAGGGCATCGTCCGCAGTGCAGACCGGGGTGGGCTCACCCCAGCCCGGCTGAGTGAAGGCCTGAGCCGCATCGGGATCAAGTGGCCATGATGCGAACCGCCCTCACGCTCATAGCGTCACGCTGCCGGTTGCGACCGCCCTCACGCCTGCACAGGACGCGCAGGCACGTCAGATCGGGGGCAATTTGCGCTGTCCAACGTGCACCGGCCTGCCCATCACCGAGAGCGGCGACGCCTTGAGCATTCAGATGCGGCGCGAGGTACGCGATCAGGTCAAAGCGAGCCAGAGTGAGCGCGATATTTATGGTCTGATGGTGGCCCGATATGGCAGCGCCACACTGCTGAAACCACCGAAGCAGGGGCTGAATCTGGTGGTTTGGGCCACGCCGCTCCTGGCCCTGGGGGCAGGGGCCGTGCACTTCTGGCGCACCTTTCGCTTCCAGCAGACGAGGCGGGAGCCAGGCACGGCAACCGACCCGTATCTCGCTCAGGTGCGTCAGGAGACAGGGTCAAGAAAGAGCGGCGACTCCTGATCAGGGGTCGCCACTCCGCCCAGCCTTTTACTCCCGGTGCTCGGGATGGGGGTCTTCACTCAGCCACTGCTGATGCACCTGGACGTGGCTCAGGTTGAGGTGGACATGCTCATCCACGTGATCCACCGCGCTCAGCGGGAGCCAGTGATGCTGGCCGGACTCGTCCTTGGTGAGCTTGATGTACTCGCCGTCCACACGGTCCACCTGGCCGTGGGGCTGGCCATCGGCGCAGACAACGGGCATGTGCTCTCTGATCTGATCTTGTTCAGTCATCGTGGTGCCTCCTGAGCCCCGAACGTACGCCCCAGTCCCCCTTGCCCTGATGAACCCCGAGTCAAACCACCTTCATATCTGAGTAGATTTACATATGAGTGACAGCTCAGCTATCATAGAGCCATGACCCCCTCCTCCAGCCGGAACGATCATTCGGACCATCTGACCTACTTTGTCGAGGGTATGGACTGCGCCAGTTGCGTGCAGACGGTCGAGCGCATGGTGGCCACACTGCCCGGCACCAGTGACGTGAAGACCAGCTTTACCAAGCAGACCCTGACCTTGCACCTGGATGAAGGGCAGACGCCCAGGGGCCTGCTGGAGAAGAACCTCAAATCGCTGGGCTACGTGCCCGCCCTGCTCGGGTCAGCCGCGCCGGCCGGTTCTCAGCTCCACAATCACCCTGACGGCGAGCATGCTGGCCACACTCATGAGGTCGCGCCCGCAGGTACACCGTGGTACCGCACGGGTCAGGGCCGGCTGGTCGTGGTGTCCGGCGCGCTGCTGGCGCTGGCCTGGCTGCTGGGCTTCCTGCAGCCGTCGTTGTCGACTGCCGGCTACATCGCCGCCACCCTGCTCGGCGTCTGGCCGCTGGCGAAGAAAGCGCTTGCCAGTGCGCGCCTGGGTGATCCATTCAGCATCAACATGCTGGTCAGCCTGGCGGCGATTGGCGCCGTGGCCATCGGGGAGGCCGCTGAGGGCGCCGTGGTGGTCTTTTTCTTCGCAGTCGGCGAACTGCTCGAAGGCGTGGCTGCTGGACGGGCCCGCGCCGGCATTCAGGCCCTCGCGGCCCTGGCTCCGAAAACGGCCCTGCTGCTGGACGGCGCGCAGCCCCGGGAAGTCCCGGCCGACGCCTTGCAGGTTGGTCAGACGGTGCAGGTCAACCCGGGCGCGCGCGTGCCGGCCGACGGCACCATCCTGACCGGCACCTCCAGTCTGGATGACAGCCCAGTGACTGGCGAAAGTGTGCCGGTGGTGAAAGGCCCCGGCGACGCGGTCTATGCCGGCAGCATCAACACCGACGGCACCCTACAGCTCCGGGTGGACAAGGCGGCGGCCGACAACACCATCGCGCGCATCATCCACATGGTGGAAGAAGCCGAGGGGAGCAAAGCCCCCACCGCGCGCTTCATTGACCGCTTCAGCCGGTACTACACCCCTGTGGTGGTCCTGGTCTCTGCCCTGGTCGCTCTGGTCCCGCCGCTGTTCTTCGGTGGACTCTGGCATGACTGGCTCTACAAGGGCATCAGCCTGCTGCTGATCGGCTGCCCCTGTGCGCTGGTGCTGAGCGTACCCGCGTCCATCACCAGCGCCATCAGCGCTGGGACCCGGCGCGGCCTGCTCATCAAGGGCGGCGGCGCGCTGGAGACCATCGGTTCGGTGAGGACCATCGCCTTTGACAAAACGGGCACACTGACCGCCGGCCGGCCCCGGGTCACTGACATTGTGGGCGACCAGGTGGGCCGGGCCGAGGTCCTGCGCCTGGCGGCGGCGGTGGAGTCCGGCAGCAGTCACCCGCTGGCCAAGGCCATCACCGCAGCCGCGCAGCAGGAGGGCGTGACCATCCCCGCCGCTCAGGGCGCGCAGGCCCTGCCGGGCAAAGGGGCGAGCGCCACGGTGGAGGGGCGCGCCCTGAGCGTGAGTTCCCCCCGTCACGCGGCAGAACTCGCCCCCCTGAGTCCGGCGCTCCTCAGCACCATCACCGCCTTCGAGGAACAGGGCCGCACCGCCGTCGTGCTGCTGGAAGGTGCCACGCCTCTGGGCGTTCTGGCCATCCGCGACGAACCCCGCCCCGACGCCCGCGCCGCGCTGGCCCGCCTGAAGGACCTGGGCATTCAAACAGTGATGCTCACCGGCGACAACACCCGCACCGGGCAGGCCATCGGCCGGGACCTGGGGCTGGACGTGCAGGCCGAGTTGCTGCCCGAAGACAAACTGCGCCTCATCGCCAGTTACAAAGCGCAGGGCGGCGTGGCGATGGTCGGGGACGGCATCAACGACGCGCCCGCCCTGGCCCAGAGTGATGTGGGCATCGCCATGGGGGGCGGCACCGACGTGGCCCTGGAAACCGCCGACGCGGCCCTCTTACGTGAGCGGGTCTCGGGTGTGGCCGACCTGGTGGCCCTGTCGCGCGCCACCATGGGCAACATCAAGGTCAATATTGCCTTCGCCCTGGGCCTCAAGGCCATTTTCCTCGTCACCACCCTGCTCGGCTACACCAACCTCTGGATGGCCATTCTGGCCGACACCGGCGCCACTGCCCTGGTCACCGCCAACGCCCTGCGGCTGCTGCGCTGGAAAGGCCAGGACGCCCCGACCACTCCCGCTCCCCACACGGACGCTGCGGTGCCCGCGTGACGGCCGCAAAGGCGCCCATCACCCTCTACACCGTGCCCAACTGCCCGGACTGCCACGCCGTCGCGCGGCTGCTCAGCCGCTGCGGCGCCGCGTACACCGAACGAGATCTGCGCCAGGACCCAGGCGCCCTGGCGGCGCTGCGCCAGGTCACCGACGTGCGGGTCGCCCCCGTCACCGTGGTGGGCGAGCAGGTCTTTTTCGGCACGGTGGACCAGCAGCGCCCGGGCCTGCTCGCCGCGCTCAAGGGCACCGCATGAAGTGGCGCCCCCTTCTCCTGGTCCTGGCGCTCCTGGTCGCCGAAGGCCTCCTGAAAGCCTGGGCCGTTACCACCCTTGAGTCAGGGGTGAATCGCCCACTGTTTCCAGGTGTCCTTCACCTGGGCTTCACCCTGAATCCGGGCATGGCGTGGGGCCTGCTGGGCGGCTTTGCCGCGCCTCTGGCCATGCTGCGGGTGCTCGTCGGTCTCGGCCTCGTGGGCGCCCTGGGCCTGGGCCGCGTGCCCCGCCGCTGGATCTGGCCGCTGGCCCTGATCGCGGCGGGCGCGCTGGGCAATGGACTGGACGGTCTGATGCGGGGCGCCGTGGTGGACTACCTCACGTCACCGCTCCTGGACACCGTGTCCAGAGCGGTATCCAGAGAGCCATTTCCTGTCTTCAACCTGTCCGAC encodes the following:
- a CDS encoding heavy metal translocating P-type ATPase, which gives rise to MTPSSSRNDHSDHLTYFVEGMDCASCVQTVERMVATLPGTSDVKTSFTKQTLTLHLDEGQTPRGLLEKNLKSLGYVPALLGSAAPAGSQLHNHPDGEHAGHTHEVAPAGTPWYRTGQGRLVVVSGALLALAWLLGFLQPSLSTAGYIAATLLGVWPLAKKALASARLGDPFSINMLVSLAAIGAVAIGEAAEGAVVVFFFAVGELLEGVAAGRARAGIQALAALAPKTALLLDGAQPREVPADALQVGQTVQVNPGARVPADGTILTGTSSLDDSPVTGESVPVVKGPGDAVYAGSINTDGTLQLRVDKAAADNTIARIIHMVEEAEGSKAPTARFIDRFSRYYTPVVVLVSALVALVPPLFFGGLWHDWLYKGISLLLIGCPCALVLSVPASITSAISAGTRRGLLIKGGGALETIGSVRTIAFDKTGTLTAGRPRVTDIVGDQVGRAEVLRLAAAVESGSSHPLAKAITAAAQQEGVTIPAAQGAQALPGKGASATVEGRALSVSSPRHAAELAPLSPALLSTITAFEEQGRTAVVLLEGATPLGVLAIRDEPRPDARAALARLKDLGIQTVMLTGDNTRTGQAIGRDLGLDVQAELLPEDKLRLIASYKAQGGVAMVGDGINDAPALAQSDVGIAMGGGTDVALETADAALLRERVSGVADLVALSRATMGNIKVNIAFALGLKAIFLVTTLLGYTNLWMAILADTGATALVTANALRLLRWKGQDAPTTPAPHTDAAVPA
- a CDS encoding glutaredoxin family protein, which translates into the protein MTAAKAPITLYTVPNCPDCHAVARLLSRCGAAYTERDLRQDPGALAALRQVTDVRVAPVTVVGEQVFFGTVDQQRPGLLAALKGTA
- a CDS encoding cytochrome c-type biogenesis protein, with translation MPVATALTPAQDAQARQIGGNLRCPTCTGLPITESGDALSIQMRREVRDQVKASQSERDIYGLMVARYGSATLLKPPKQGLNLVVWATPLLALGAGAVHFWRTFRFQQTRREPGTATDPYLAQVRQETGSRKSGDS
- a CDS encoding signal peptidase II yields the protein MKWRPLLLVLALLVAEGLLKAWAVTTLESGVNRPLFPGVLHLGFTLNPGMAWGLLGGFAAPLAMLRVLVGLGLVGALGLGRVPRRWIWPLALIAAGALGNGLDGLMRGAVVDYLTSPLLDTVSRAVSREPFPVFNLSDVLVCAGTGALLILSWRQDRRSAHARKQPLS
- a CDS encoding TlpA disulfide reductase family protein, with product MAKRLAGWRRWLPPVISAVLVTALIAALLRPGRSGIAGSPLLDKPAPASTLRSLDGVKVELASLQGRPVVVNFWASWCLPCRDEAPLLRSLSETQSDRGLAVLGISFQEPELQNARAFIREYALAYPSLIDPGARTAINYGVSGVPETFFIDRQGIVRSADRGGLTPARLSEGLSRIGIKWP
- a CDS encoding DUF2171 domain-containing protein; this encodes MTEQDQIREHMPVVCADGQPHGQVDRVDGEYIKLTKDESGQHHWLPLSAVDHVDEHVHLNLSHVQVHQQWLSEDPHPEHRE